GCCTGCACTTGCCGCACGGTCGAGAAATGGCGCGTGCACATCGTAGGTCAGATTCTGCCGAGTGCGGATCTCCGCGAACATCCGCCCCGTCAATACCGAAGTCGCGATCCGTAGTGCCTGGTAGTCCTCGCTGTTAGCGAGTGGACCACTGTAGTAACCGAGGATGTAATTCGTCGGCAATGAACGCTGCTCGACCACCACCGCCGCAGAACTCTCTGGCAGTCGCGCTGGCGGCGTCCACTTGTAGCTGCCTGCCGGCAGAGTCGCCAGTGAACCCCGGACGAGCCTCTCGACATGTGCCCTGTCGATATTTCCGACCACCACCAGCAGCATTCTCGACTTGACTATCTGGCTGTCGTGATATGCCTTGAGCGCGGTTGCATTGAGAGAGGCGATCGAGGCTTCAGTCCCCGTAACCGGCACCGCATACGGATGACCCGTAAACGCAATGCTGTCCGCCAGATACTCGGCCAGTGCATCCGGATCGTCGCGCCGCTGCCTGATACCGGAGAGGAACTGCGACTTGATCAGCGCGACATCGCTCGTGGCAAGCGTTGGCTGCATGATCCGGTCGGCAAACACCGCCCATGTCGAATCGAGGACTTCGGTAGTCGCGCGAATTCCGAAGATCGTCCAGTCGTCGCCGGGCTGACTCACGATCTCGCTGCCGAGCCGTGACATCTTCCGTCGGAGCGCCGCTCTCGGATATTTTTTCGTCCCGCGGTCGGAAACCTCGAGCAGTAGCGCCTCGATACCGGCGTTGGCGGGCGTGATCTGCCTGGCGCCGCCGAGCAGGT
This sequence is a window from Gemmatimonadaceae bacterium. Protein-coding genes within it:
- a CDS encoding pitrilysin family protein, with the translated sequence MLLMRTVAVAAVAALVAVSPLLGRTPGAPNATTSFDASGIRVILRQSSANNVVAANLYLLGGARQITPANAGIEALLLEVSDRGTKKYPRAALRRKMSRLGSEIVSQPGDDWTIFGIRATTEVLDSTWAVFADRIMQPTLATSDVALIKSQFLSGIRQRRDDPDALAEYLADSIAFTGHPYAVPVTGTEASIASLNATALKAYHDSQIVKSRMLLVVVGNIDRAHVERLVRGSLATLPAGSYKWTPPARLPESSAAVVVEQRSLPTNYILGYYSGPLANSEDYQALRIATSVLTGRMFAEIRTRQNLTYDVHAPFLDRAASAGGLYVSTTAPDTTLKLMRAAVVELQNGLLDRDGLKRLEQQFLTEYFLDNETNGAQADFLARAELYRGDYRNAEKFVDELKSVTPEAVRRVARKYMKGIRFAYVGDPAKLRRDLITRF